The Equus przewalskii isolate Varuska chromosome 5, EquPr2, whole genome shotgun sequence genome window below encodes:
- the FGFR1OP2 gene encoding FGFR1 oncogene partner 2 isoform X2 produces the protein MSCTIEKALADAKALVERLRDHDDAAESLIEQTTALNKRVEAMKQYQEEIQELNEVARHRPRSTLVMGIQQENRQIRELQQENKELRTSLEEHQSALELIMSKYREQMFRLLMASKKDDPGIILKLKEQHSKELQAHVDQITEMAAVMRKAIEIDEQHGCKEQERIFQLEQENKGLREILQITRESFLNLRKDDVSESTSLSALVTNSDLSLRKS, from the exons ATGAGTTGCACAATTGAGAAGGCGCTTGCTGATGCTAAAGCTCTCGTGGAAAGATTGCGAGATCACGACGATGCTGCGGAATCTCTGATTGAGCAAACCACGGCTCTCAACAAGCGAGTAGAAGCCATGAAGCAg TATCAGGAAGAAATTCAAGAACTTAATGAAGTTGCAAGACATCGGCCACGGTCCACATTAGTCATGGGAATccagcaagaaaacagacaaatcagAGAATtgcaacaagaaaataaag AATTACGTACATCCCTGGAAGAACATCAGTCTGCCTTGGAACTTATAATGAGCAAGTATCGCGAGCAAATGTTTAGATTGCTAATGGCTAGCAAAAAAGATGATCCGGGTATAATCCTGAAGTTAAAAGAGCAGCACTCCAAG gaattaCAAGCACATGTTGACCAGATAACTGAAATGGCAGCAGTAATGAGGAAAGCCATTGAAATTGATGAGCAACACGGTTGCAAGGAGCAGGAACGAATATTTCAACTTgaa CAAGAAAACAAAGGCTTGAGAGAGATCCTTCAAATAACTCGAGAGTCATTTTTGAACCTTAGGAAAGATGATGTGTCAGAAAGCACATCTTTGTCAGCATTAGTGACCAATAGTGACCTGAGCCTACGGAAGAGCTGA
- the FGFR1OP2 gene encoding FGFR1 oncogene partner 2 isoform X1 codes for MSCTIEKALADAKALVERLRDHDDAAESLIEQTTALNKRVEAMKQYQEEIQELNEVARHRPRSTLVMGIQQENRQIRELQQENKELRTSLEEHQSALELIMSKYREQMFRLLMASKKDDPGIILKLKEQHSKIDMVHRNSSEGFFLDASRHILEAPQHGLERRHLEGNQNELQAHVDQITEMAAVMRKAIEIDEQHGCKEQERIFQLEQENKGLREILQITRESFLNLRKDDVSESTSLSALVTNSDLSLRKS; via the exons ATGAGTTGCACAATTGAGAAGGCGCTTGCTGATGCTAAAGCTCTCGTGGAAAGATTGCGAGATCACGACGATGCTGCGGAATCTCTGATTGAGCAAACCACGGCTCTCAACAAGCGAGTAGAAGCCATGAAGCAg TATCAGGAAGAAATTCAAGAACTTAATGAAGTTGCAAGACATCGGCCACGGTCCACATTAGTCATGGGAATccagcaagaaaacagacaaatcagAGAATtgcaacaagaaaataaag AATTACGTACATCCCTGGAAGAACATCAGTCTGCCTTGGAACTTATAATGAGCAAGTATCGCGAGCAAATGTTTAGATTGCTAATGGCTAGCAAAAAAGATGATCCGGGTATAATCCTGAAGTTAAAAGAGCAGCACTCCAAG ATTGACATGGTACATCGTAACAGCTCCGAAGGATTCTTCCTTGATGCATCTCGACACATCCTTGAAGCACCTCAACATGGACTGGAGAGGAGGCACTTGGAAGGAAATCAGAAT gaattaCAAGCACATGTTGACCAGATAACTGAAATGGCAGCAGTAATGAGGAAAGCCATTGAAATTGATGAGCAACACGGTTGCAAGGAGCAGGAACGAATATTTCAACTTgaa CAAGAAAACAAAGGCTTGAGAGAGATCCTTCAAATAACTCGAGAGTCATTTTTGAACCTTAGGAAAGATGATGTGTCAGAAAGCACATCTTTGTCAGCATTAGTGACCAATAGTGACCTGAGCCTACGGAAGAGCTGA